A window of the Apostichopus japonicus isolate 1M-3 chromosome 8, ASM3797524v1, whole genome shotgun sequence genome harbors these coding sequences:
- the LOC139972103 gene encoding double zinc ribbon and ankyrin repeat-containing protein 1-like, with the protein MAAGQVIAPSIIPLRAPIPGKSKTEIDTNTLIELKTDFPNVNIYYTVNGTKPDPFHHLGERKTLMYKRPFRLPEGRITLKAIAVTKDKRRESNIVNKIFIVDFVPGDPLYESEEENQRSGRKSNQSIRSTSMKTTSALLKKVLDETENEDVIHGSNYRRPTTGTRFLETRKGTKAASVSVGRKKNSLSVNSPEPDESSKRTPENLTQTNRLQRQTDFLKCVFCFADRPADPFARFCIACGSPVPPLPNTRLPPPEPAQLGMCVSCNAMVPLNVDKCLVCESDIPPQLVPQASIKLKEKLVCGECGTGNPPNLEYCVTCERKLSGISKTLKPTFSPNSAAPQPTRGGRLLCCNKCGRVNNTDARYCDWCGAKPAPVTSVLKCTRCMAANQAYSTYCHSCGVMIEPPVRQDIRNNSVTVGGRATTQVVSKGAESAWVPMSMPKPAPSMTAVSTQTVGLFYPSNKSLTKKEKEQEEQRLKTEAMSDRKPVLTAVSPGKGYWRQQMDHICGHLKAHAQNNQEFRNMIAEPRMGKLVTASVHEDGYELSLAVCFTLKGNKDALIGKPLGVTQQALLSDLTEGRSLKHGGSTDSVDSLGRGDKPTKKETKKKIKKKTVMNDKLLPAEKDLIREIGAKGQGDPDEITRLMEEGASADCENADGIPALTIAVVNKHFDCIAPLVQGGANVNSKVGQKGNTALHEAVLLGYDGKQGVEELLNQGANAKLKNNRGETAFDVASKAGHESIIATLASTTGQGLLTKIMKQNQTISTKSDF; encoded by the exons ATGGCTGCAGGTCAGGTAATTGCGCCATCTATCATCCCACTGCGAGCTCCAATTCCAGGGAAGTCTAAAACAGAAATTGATACAAACACACTAATAGAACTTAAAACAG ATTTTCCCAATGTGAACATCTATTACACAGTGAATGGAACCAAGCCTGATCCATTCCATCATTTGGGAGAGCGCAAGACACTGATGTATAAGAGACCGTTTAGACTACCTGAAGGGAGAATCACTCTCAAGGCAATTGCTGTAACTAA AGACAAAAGGAGGGAAAGTAATATTGTAAATAAGATATTCATAGTTGACTTTGTTCCTGGAGATCCTTTATATGAAAGTgaagaagaaaatcaaagatCAGGAAGGAAGTCAAACCAAAGCATTAGG TCAACATCTATGAAGACAACTTCAGCACTCTTAAAGAAAGTTTTGGATGAAACTGAAAATGAAGATGTGATTCACGGATCTAACTATCGTAGACCAACTACAGGAACCAGATTCTTGGAGACAAGGAAAGGAACAAAGGCAGCAAGTGTCTCTGTTGGAAGGAAGAAGAATAGTCTATCA GTCAACAGCCCAGAACCTGATGAATCCAGTAAAAGAACCCCAGAGAATCTCACACAGACAAATAGATTACAGAGACAGACAGACTTTTTAAA gtgtgtgttttgttttgctgaCCGCCCTGCTGATCCTTTTGCTCGATTCTGCATTGCTTGTGGCTCTCCAGTTCCACCATTACCAAACACTAGACTACCACCACCAGAGCCTGCACAG CTGGGTATGTGTGTTAGCTGTAATGCCATGGTGCCTCTCAATGTTGACAAGTGTTTGGTCTGTGAATCAGATATACCTCCTCAGCTGGTTCCACAGGCTTCGATTAAATTGAAG GAAAAGTTAGTCTGTGGAGAATGTGGGACAGGCAATCCTCCAAACCTGGAATATTGCGTAACATGTGAACGTAAATTATCTGGAATCAGCAAGACTCTAAAG CCAACCTTCAGTCCTAATTCAGCAGCTCCACAACCCACTAGAGGTGGTCGTCTCCTTTGTTGTAATAAATGTGGCCGTGTAAATAATACTGATGCCCGCTACTGTGATTGGTGTGGTGCCAAG CCAGCTCCTGTTACAAGTGTTCTAAAATGCACCCGGTGTATGGCTGCAAATCAGGCTTACTCAACCTACTGCCACAGCTGTGGTGTGATGATTGAGCCCCCTGTACGCCAAGATATCAGAAATAATAGTGTAACTGTTGGAGGGAGAGCCACCACTCAG GTTGTCTCTAAGGGTGCTGAGAGTGCTTGGGTTCCGATGTCCATGCCTAAACCAGCTCCCTCTATGACTGCTGTCAGCACTCAAACAGTTGGTCTCTTCTACCCATCCAATAAATCATTGACAAAAAAGGAGAAGGAACAGGAAGAACAAAGGCTAAAGACAGAGGCTATGAGCGATAGAAAACCTGTCTTAACGGCTGTCAGTCCTGGAAAAG GTTACTGGAGGCAACAAATGGATCATATTTGTGGTCATCTGAAAGCACATGCTCAAAACAACCAAGAGTTTAGAAACATGATTGCAGAACCAAGGATGGGAAAG CTTGTGACTGCTTCGGTCCATGAGGATGGATATGAGTTAAGTCTAGCagtttgttttactttgaaagGAAACAAAGATGCCTTGATAGGCAAACCACTCGGTGTTACCCAACAGGCTCTTCTCAGTGACCTCACAGAGGGACGCAGTCTCAAACATGGTGGTAGTACTGACAGTGTTG ATTCTTTAGGGAGAGGAGACAAACCAACCAAGAAGGAAACCAAGAAAAAGATAAAGAAGAAAACTGTTATGAATGACAAGCTCTTG CCTGCTGAAAAAGACTTAATACGTGAAATTGGGGCAAAAGGTCAAGGAGACCCAGATGAAATAACAAGACTAATGGAAGAG GGAGCCAGCGCTGACTGTGAGAATGCAGATGGAATCCCAGCCCTCACCATTGCTGTTGTTAATAAGCACTTTGACTGTATTGCTCCATTAGTGCAGGGAGGGGCTAATGTCAATTCCAAAGTCGGCCA GAAAGGAAACACTGCTCTACATGAGGCTGTGCTTTTGGGATATGATGGTAAACAAGGGGTTGAAGAATTGTTGAACCAAGGTGCAAATGCTAAGTTAAAAAACAATCGTGGAGAAACAGCATTTGATGTGGCGTCTAAGGCTGGCCATGAAAGTATAATAGCAACCTTGGCCTCAACCACTGGACAAGGACTACTCacaaaaattatgaaacaaaaccaaacaatcTCAACCAAATCAGACttttga